A window of Mangifera indica cultivar Alphonso chromosome 11, CATAS_Mindica_2.1, whole genome shotgun sequence contains these coding sequences:
- the LOC123228836 gene encoding homeobox-leucine zipper protein ATHB-6-like isoform X4 has protein sequence MKRSSYTDSLDDLISVCRSREKSSPKSKQVYSREFQKMIDSLEEEDYREEASQSIEKKRRLTSDQVKALEKNFEVENKLEPDKKAKLADELGLQPRQIAVWFQNRRARLKTKELEREYCLLKANYDSLKIDYNNLEQENESLATKIRELKAKLCQENVESSDAVKEDASISQLSKNHGLCDNDNAQPLISPASSSSLQFTGSSSSSHSSMNWVQLSDPRKMLDNVFQQPYFVKVEEQSLFNSEDSCNIFSVDQASTLHWYFAGQ, from the exons ATGAAGCGTTCCAGCTACACGGATTCTTTGGATGATTTGATCTCGGTCTGTCGTTCTAGAG AGAAAAGTAGTCCCAAGAGCAAGCAAGTTTACAGTAGGGAGTTTCAGAAAATGATAGACAGCTTAGAAGAAGAAGACTACAGAGAGGAAGCCAGCCAGtctatagaaaagaaaagaagattaaCTTCGGATCAAGTTAAGGCCTTGGAGAAGAATTTTGAGGTTGAAAACAAGCTAGAGCCAGACAAAAAAGCCAAATTGGCCGACGAATTAGGCCTGCAACCGCGACAGATTGCTGTCTGGTTTCAAAACCGCCGTGCCCGTTTGAAAACCAAGGAATTGGAGAGAGAATATTGTCTTCTGAAAGCCAATTATGATTCCCTGAAGATCGATTATAATAATCTTGAACAAGAAAACGAATCATTGGCAACTAAG ATAAGAGAGTTAAAAGCTAAACTTTGCCAAGAAAATGTTGAGAGCAGTGATGCCGTTAAAGAAGATGCCTCCATTTCACAACTGAGTAAAAACCATGGATTATGTGATAATGATAACGCTCAGCCTCTAATATCTCcagcttcttcttcctctctacaaTTCACTggctcttcttcatcttcacatTCATCAATGAACTGGGTTCAGTTATCAGACCCCAGAAAAATGCTGGACAATGTCTTTCAACAGCCTTATTTTGTGAAAGTAGAAGAGCAAAGCTTGTTTAATTCAGAGGATTCCTGCAATATCTTCTCAGTTGATCAAGCTTCTACTCTGCACTGGTACTTCGCTGGGCAGTAA
- the LOC123228836 gene encoding homeobox-leucine zipper protein ATHB-6-like isoform X1: MKRSSYTDSLDDLISVCRSRGKLAEKSSPKSKQVYSREFQKMIDSLEEEDYREEASQSIEKKRRLTSDQVKALEKNFEVENKLEPDKKAKLADELGLQPRQIAVWFQNRRARLKTKELEREYCLLKANYDSLKIDYNNLEQENESLATKIRELKAKLCQENVESSDAVKEDASISQLSKNHGLCDNDNAQPLISPASSSSLQFTGSSSSSHSSMNWVQLSDPRKMLDNVFQQPYFVKVEEQSLFNSEDSCNIFSVDQASTLHWYFAGQ; this comes from the exons ATGAAGCGTTCCAGCTACACGGATTCTTTGGATGATTTGATCTCGGTCTGTCGTTCTAGAGGTAAAC TTGCAGAGAAAAGTAGTCCCAAGAGCAAGCAAGTTTACAGTAGGGAGTTTCAGAAAATGATAGACAGCTTAGAAGAAGAAGACTACAGAGAGGAAGCCAGCCAGtctatagaaaagaaaagaagattaaCTTCGGATCAAGTTAAGGCCTTGGAGAAGAATTTTGAGGTTGAAAACAAGCTAGAGCCAGACAAAAAAGCCAAATTGGCCGACGAATTAGGCCTGCAACCGCGACAGATTGCTGTCTGGTTTCAAAACCGCCGTGCCCGTTTGAAAACCAAGGAATTGGAGAGAGAATATTGTCTTCTGAAAGCCAATTATGATTCCCTGAAGATCGATTATAATAATCTTGAACAAGAAAACGAATCATTGGCAACTAAG ATAAGAGAGTTAAAAGCTAAACTTTGCCAAGAAAATGTTGAGAGCAGTGATGCCGTTAAAGAAGATGCCTCCATTTCACAACTGAGTAAAAACCATGGATTATGTGATAATGATAACGCTCAGCCTCTAATATCTCcagcttcttcttcctctctacaaTTCACTggctcttcttcatcttcacatTCATCAATGAACTGGGTTCAGTTATCAGACCCCAGAAAAATGCTGGACAATGTCTTTCAACAGCCTTATTTTGTGAAAGTAGAAGAGCAAAGCTTGTTTAATTCAGAGGATTCCTGCAATATCTTCTCAGTTGATCAAGCTTCTACTCTGCACTGGTACTTCGCTGGGCAGTAA
- the LOC123228836 gene encoding homeobox-leucine zipper protein ATHB-6-like isoform X3 produces MKRSSYTDSLDDLISVCRSRGKQKSSPKSKQVYSREFQKMIDSLEEEDYREEASQSIEKKRRLTSDQVKALEKNFEVENKLEPDKKAKLADELGLQPRQIAVWFQNRRARLKTKELEREYCLLKANYDSLKIDYNNLEQENESLATKIRELKAKLCQENVESSDAVKEDASISQLSKNHGLCDNDNAQPLISPASSSSLQFTGSSSSSHSSMNWVQLSDPRKMLDNVFQQPYFVKVEEQSLFNSEDSCNIFSVDQASTLHWYFAGQ; encoded by the exons ATGAAGCGTTCCAGCTACACGGATTCTTTGGATGATTTGATCTCGGTCTGTCGTTCTAGAGGTAAAC AGAAAAGTAGTCCCAAGAGCAAGCAAGTTTACAGTAGGGAGTTTCAGAAAATGATAGACAGCTTAGAAGAAGAAGACTACAGAGAGGAAGCCAGCCAGtctatagaaaagaaaagaagattaaCTTCGGATCAAGTTAAGGCCTTGGAGAAGAATTTTGAGGTTGAAAACAAGCTAGAGCCAGACAAAAAAGCCAAATTGGCCGACGAATTAGGCCTGCAACCGCGACAGATTGCTGTCTGGTTTCAAAACCGCCGTGCCCGTTTGAAAACCAAGGAATTGGAGAGAGAATATTGTCTTCTGAAAGCCAATTATGATTCCCTGAAGATCGATTATAATAATCTTGAACAAGAAAACGAATCATTGGCAACTAAG ATAAGAGAGTTAAAAGCTAAACTTTGCCAAGAAAATGTTGAGAGCAGTGATGCCGTTAAAGAAGATGCCTCCATTTCACAACTGAGTAAAAACCATGGATTATGTGATAATGATAACGCTCAGCCTCTAATATCTCcagcttcttcttcctctctacaaTTCACTggctcttcttcatcttcacatTCATCAATGAACTGGGTTCAGTTATCAGACCCCAGAAAAATGCTGGACAATGTCTTTCAACAGCCTTATTTTGTGAAAGTAGAAGAGCAAAGCTTGTTTAATTCAGAGGATTCCTGCAATATCTTCTCAGTTGATCAAGCTTCTACTCTGCACTGGTACTTCGCTGGGCAGTAA
- the LOC123228836 gene encoding homeobox-leucine zipper protein ATHB-6-like isoform X2: MKRSSYTDSLDDLISVCRSRVAEKSSPKSKQVYSREFQKMIDSLEEEDYREEASQSIEKKRRLTSDQVKALEKNFEVENKLEPDKKAKLADELGLQPRQIAVWFQNRRARLKTKELEREYCLLKANYDSLKIDYNNLEQENESLATKIRELKAKLCQENVESSDAVKEDASISQLSKNHGLCDNDNAQPLISPASSSSLQFTGSSSSSHSSMNWVQLSDPRKMLDNVFQQPYFVKVEEQSLFNSEDSCNIFSVDQASTLHWYFAGQ, encoded by the exons ATGAAGCGTTCCAGCTACACGGATTCTTTGGATGATTTGATCTCGGTCTGTCGTTCTAGAG TTGCAGAGAAAAGTAGTCCCAAGAGCAAGCAAGTTTACAGTAGGGAGTTTCAGAAAATGATAGACAGCTTAGAAGAAGAAGACTACAGAGAGGAAGCCAGCCAGtctatagaaaagaaaagaagattaaCTTCGGATCAAGTTAAGGCCTTGGAGAAGAATTTTGAGGTTGAAAACAAGCTAGAGCCAGACAAAAAAGCCAAATTGGCCGACGAATTAGGCCTGCAACCGCGACAGATTGCTGTCTGGTTTCAAAACCGCCGTGCCCGTTTGAAAACCAAGGAATTGGAGAGAGAATATTGTCTTCTGAAAGCCAATTATGATTCCCTGAAGATCGATTATAATAATCTTGAACAAGAAAACGAATCATTGGCAACTAAG ATAAGAGAGTTAAAAGCTAAACTTTGCCAAGAAAATGTTGAGAGCAGTGATGCCGTTAAAGAAGATGCCTCCATTTCACAACTGAGTAAAAACCATGGATTATGTGATAATGATAACGCTCAGCCTCTAATATCTCcagcttcttcttcctctctacaaTTCACTggctcttcttcatcttcacatTCATCAATGAACTGGGTTCAGTTATCAGACCCCAGAAAAATGCTGGACAATGTCTTTCAACAGCCTTATTTTGTGAAAGTAGAAGAGCAAAGCTTGTTTAATTCAGAGGATTCCTGCAATATCTTCTCAGTTGATCAAGCTTCTACTCTGCACTGGTACTTCGCTGGGCAGTAA
- the LOC123229107 gene encoding 39S ribosomal protein L41-A, mitochondrial-like: MALGLIIGIGRAMRRKRTSSLDILSSKRAPRDYYKGKNCKPTGFHTRKGGYVVVPEKLPNYVVPDLTDFKLKPYVSQCPTEVKTAEAAESAK, translated from the exons ATGGCTTTGGGGCTTATAATAGGGATAGGAAGAGCGATGCGAAGGAAACGTACATCATCACTTGACATTCTCTCGTCGAAACGCGCCCCGCGAGATTATTACAAGGGAAAGAATTGCAAGCCAACTGGTTTCCATACTCGCAAAG GTGGGTACGTCGTGGTGCCAGAGAAACTGCCGAACTATGTGGTTCCTGATTTGACTGACTTCAAG CTCAAGCCATATGTATCTCAGTGCCCAACAGAAGTCAAAACGGCTGAGGCTGCTGAATCAGCAAAATAA
- the LOC123229691 gene encoding uncharacterized protein LOC123229691: MSTLMKKSSKDVTGKSKSDIIRCKKHPKHQQSPGVCSLCLIEKLSKISTSSSSRVYSSTMESSSSPSSLSSYYSSSEASSCASPMHRYRFTTEGKNNISLPTLLFGSKNVLKKSRSLVFVQGKEGDQHDKKKKKGGFLSKLLRPRSKKVEAGIAHSRTIRGITVTS; encoded by the coding sequence atgtcgACCCTTATGAAGAAATCATCAAAGGATGTTACTGGCAAATCCAAGTCTGATATAATTCGCTGCAAAAAGCACCCTAAACACCAGCAATCACCTGGAGTTTGCTCGCTTTGTTTAATAGAAAAGCTCTCTAAGATATCAACTTCAAGCTCTTCTCGTGTTTATAGTTCTACAATGGAGTCTTCCTCATCTCCTTCTTCATTATCGTCTTATTATTCCTCTTCAGAAGCTTCTTCTTGTGCCTCTCCAATGCATCGGTATCGTTTCACAACTGAGGGGAAGAATAATATTTCTTTGCCCACTTTGCTATTTGGTAGCAAAAATGTTCTAAAAAAGAGTAGATCATTGGTTTTTGTTCAAGGTAAAGAGGGTGATCAGCatgacaagaagaagaagaaaggtggGTTCTTGTCCAAGTTACTTCGGCCAAGAAGTAAGAAGGTGGAAGCAGGAATTGCACATTCTAGGACTATAAGAGGGATCACTGTTACCAGCTAA